A region from the Mya arenaria isolate MELC-2E11 chromosome 2, ASM2691426v1 genome encodes:
- the LOC128224801 gene encoding uncharacterized protein LOC128224801 — protein MTDFNTTFQAGAPMVGHLHTEMQRLMRKLLGKFVSTQAIAAAKDVTSVNFLDDEVQHQDSIIAIGLKTRQYLQDNEETLPPGTPAKFFRHVRLFYTSLASSLLKKFPFNDDILKTLSFLNPETREKTSAEAVVQLGMRVMPDLNAESLLEEVAEFHITHLEDLPPYRETVQPEDPTDEPREIITEDSLQKFWVYMRDRQLSGRSQRQFPTIPKVALACLAIPHSNADPERCFSILRKIQTDSRSRLTSETIHNLLSVKFNEHNICSSFVPSKVMLYKSTNSCN, from the exons ATGACAGATTTCAACACAACCTTCCAG GCTGGCGCCCCCATGGTTGGCCATCTACACACTGAGATGCAGCGCCTGATGAGGAAGCTCCTGGGAAAGTTTGTTAGCACACAGGCCATTGCAGCTGCAAAAGATGTGACATCCGTCAACTTCCTGGATGATGAGGTGCAGCACCAAGACAGCATCATTGCAATCGGGCTGAAGACCAGACAGTACCTGCAAGACAATGAAGAGACACTCCCTCCAGGAACACCTGCCAAGTTTTTTAG gcATGTCCGGCTGTTCTACACATCTTTGGCATCTTCCCTGCTGAAGAAGTTCCCATTCAATGATGACATCCTAAAGACCCTGTCCTTTCTGAATCCTGAAACCAGAGAGAAGACATCAGCTGAAGCAG TGGTCCAGCTTGGAATGAGGGTGATGCCTGATCTGAATGCTGAGAGTCTCCTGGAAGAAGTTGCGGAGTTCCACATCACCCATTTGGAAGATCTGCCACCATACAGGGAAACAGTACAGCCAGAGGACCCCACGGATGAACCAAGAGAGATTATAACGGAGGACTCACTTCAGAAATTCTGGGTCTACATGCGAGACAGACAGCTGTCTGGCAGATCACAGAGACAGTTTCCTACCATTCCAAAGGTTGCTCTGGCATGCTTGGCAATTCCACATTCAAATGCTGACCCAGAGCGTTGTTTCAGCATATTGAGAAAAATTCAGACAGACTCAAGGTCAAGATTGACTTCAGAAACAATTCACAATCTGCTGAGTGTaaagtttaatgaacataacattTGCAGCTCATTTGTTCCTTCCAAGGTCATGTTATATAAATCAACCAATTCATGCAATTAA
- the LOC128212208 gene encoding 39S ribosomal protein L12, mitochondrial-like: MKSSTMQALKLVLRTSSCSCRHRSPGMLKTMRSLESLQRCFSTEPQEKPLPLPNTPEKTYSPKIQQIVTDISQLTLLEVSDLNELLKKTLNIADAPVMAVGAMPTGAGSGFAAGKQEEEEEAEPVKMSYTVKLDSFTPEKKVALIKEIKTLMPGTNLVQAKKIVESAPVALKTDLTKDEADQLVKALEAVGGKATVD, from the exons ATGAAGTCATCTACAATGCAGGCCCTTAAATTAGTCTTACGAACATCCAGCTGTAGTTGCAG GCATAGAAGTCCAGGGATGCTCAAAACAATGCGATCATTGGAGAGTTTGCAAAGATGTTTTAGCACTGAACCTCAAGAAAAGCCTTTACCTTTGCCTAACACACCAGAAAAGACATATTCCCCTAAAATACAACAGATAGTGACTGATATAAGTCAATTAACATTATTGGAAGTGTcagatttaaatgaattactaaag AAAACCCTGAATATAGCGGATGCTCCAGTGATGGCGGTCGGTGCTATGCCCACTGGTGCTGGCTCTGGCTTTGCAGCAGGGAAACAAGAG GAGGAAGAGGAAGCAGAGCCAGTCAAAATGTCATACACGGTCAAGCTCGATTCTTTCACCCCGGAAAAGAAGGTGGCCCTCATCAAAGAGATTAAAACCCTCATGCCTGGAACTAACCTTGTACAA GCCAAAAAGATAGTAGAATCAGCACCAGTTGCATTGAAGACGGACCTAACGAAGGATGAAGCGGACCAGCTTGTGAAAGCTCTAGAGGCAGTCGGTGGGAAGGCCACCGTTGATTAG
- the LOC128212195 gene encoding serine hydroxymethyltransferase, cytosolic-like — protein sequence MSGDGSWNLQDDISVDDPEMQGLIQAEKDRQKKGLELIASENFASKAVLQALGSCLNNKYSEGQPGQRYYGGNEVIDKIELLCKKRALEAFNLNEDEWGVNVQPHSGSPANFAVYTALVGPHGRIMGLHLPEGGHLSHGFMTPTKKISATSLFFESFPYKLDPVTGTIDYDKLAENAKLFLPKMIVAGISCYSRHLDYKRFREIANENGAYLLADMAHVSGLVSAGAAPSPFEYCDIVTTTTHKTLRGPRSGMIFFRKGVKKVKPDGTKEMYNLERPINEAVFPGLQGGPHNHQIAAVAVALKQATTPAFKTYQRQVVANSQLMAKEFLSRNYTLVSGGTDNHLIWVDLRPNKVDASRAETVLENINIAVNKNTVPGDKSALRPSGLRIGAPALTSRNMKEDDFKVVVDFLDRGIQLAKEIQDSCGPTLKEFKAKLAEDEAVKGKIAALRSEVEQFAVAFPLPGFDNW from the exons ATGTCCGGTGACGGTAGCTGGAATCTTCAGGATGACATAAGCGTGGACGACCCAGAGATGCAGGGCCTCATCCAGGCTGAGAAGGACCGGCAGAAAAAGGGCCTTGAGCTAATTGCCTCAGAGAACTTTGCCAGCAAGGCTGTGCTACAAGCACTGGGCTCGTGcttaaacaacaaatattctGAGGGTCAACCAGGCCAGAG GTACTATGGAGGAAATGAGGTGATAGATAAGATTGAGCTGCTGTGCAAGAAGCGAGCCCTGGAGGCCTTCAATCTGAATGAGGATGAGTGGGGAGTGAATGTTCAGCCCCACTCTGGCTCACCTGCAAACTTCGCCGTCTACACAGCCCTGGTTGGGCCACATGGCCGCATAATGGGCCTCCATCTTCCCGAGGGAGGTCACCTCAGTCACGGTTTCATGACCCCAACCAAGAAGATCTCAGCTACCTCGCTATTCTTTGAATCTTTTCCGTACAAGTTGGACCCTGTCACTGGCACTATTGACTATGACAAGCTTGCAGAGAATGCCAAACTGTTCTTGCCAAAGATGATAGTTGCAG GAATCAGTTGCTACTCGCGTCACCTGGATTACAAACGTTTCCGGGAGATTGCCAACGAGAATGGAGCTTACCTGTTAGCTGACATGGCCCATGTGAGCGGCCTTGTATCTGCAGGTGCTGCCCCGAGCCCGTTTGAGTATTGTGACATTGTTACCACCACAACACACAAAACATTGAGAGGACCACGCTCTGGCATGATTTTCTTCAGAAAAG GTGTAAAGAAAGTGAAGCCTGACGGGACGAAGGAGATGTACAACCTGGAGCGGCCGATCAATGAGGCTGTGTTTCCCGGCCTTCAGGGCGGTCCACACAACCACCAGATAGCAGCTGTTGCTGTTGCTCTCAAGCAGGCCACCACCCCTGCATTTAAGACCTACCAGAGACAAGTTGTCGCCAACTCGCAATTGATGGCTAAGGAATTCCTTTCAAGGAATTACACGCTGGTCTCAG GTGGCACTGACAACCACCTGATCTGGGTGGACCTGCGACCAAATAAGGTTGATGCCTCCCGTGCGGAAACTGTGCTGGAGAACATAAACATCGCAGTGAATAAGAACACCGTTCCTGGGGACAAGAGTGCCCTGCGACCCAGCGGATTGCGGATTGGTGCTCCTGCACTCACCTCGCGCAACATGAAGGAAGATGACTTTAAAGTTGTTGTGGACTTCCTTGACAGAG GTATCCAGCTGGCGAAGGAGATCCAGGACAGCTGTGGGCCGACATTGAAGGAGTTCAAGGCCAAACTTGCCGAGGATGAGGCTGTTAAAGGGAAAATTGCTGCACTCAGGTCCGAGGTGGAACAGTTCGCTGTGGCCTTCCCATTACCAGGGTTTGATAACTGGTGA